The Lactuca sativa cultivar Salinas chromosome 2, Lsat_Salinas_v11, whole genome shotgun sequence genome includes the window GAACTTTGACTAGCAACGTTTTCAACAGCCAAACAATCGTACCCACCAAGAGACATACCCAAATCTTTGTCACGTAAGGCAAAACGTTTCCCTTCATCATGTGTTCGACTTTTTGGTCGAATATAGATTCCCAAGCAATCAAAACTAACCCTAACCAAATGCAATTTTGAACAGCTTTTCGCAAACCGTATACAAAATACAAAACCCTTTTCCGCAGTAAGAAATTTCGTTCTATCAAGATTACAAGAATCCTAATCACCCACCCAGAAACTAATCTTCCACATATCAAAACCGATATCATAACCTCCCATTTCCATAATACAAGATCATAGAGTTTCTGATGCTTTAAATAAGGAATGGTGAGTGTACAAACTAAAACACCAAGAATCAGGATTAAACTAAACAATTGGAGTAAAGTCCATTTGCTATACCTCAATTGCCTATACCCATCTGGCAGATCATCGTCCAAAAATGGATCCTCTTCATCGATTTCACTACCAACTTTCCCTAGTTTTGATGGTGTACTGGACCTCTGATCTATCTCCGGTGGATCGATTAACCTAGAATTCGTTCTAGTCCGCATCAAGTTCGATTTTCTCTTGAATGAAGCGTTCCCGGAGCAAAGCACCACTTCCTCTCCACCAGTAACACCGCCACCAGCACTACTACGACCACTACCATTGGATCGCAGCCGCGCTGGTTGTGGCTCAATCACCTCTTCATGAAACGAGACTCTAACTTCCTTTGGCGTAAGTATGCCGTAGTTATTTGGACTCTCGGCTATCCTCGATAAGACTCCAGATTCTTGCGGCGACGTCATAGCAGATGGTAAGAAAACCAAATCATCAACGTCTTTCGAGAAATCGTAACTTGAATCTCTCCAAACTGTGTTGGGGTATTGCTGGTCTATAACAGAGCTGAAACTGTACGACGCCAGCCGTGCTTCTTTAGTGAAAGGAAGATTGGTGTTTGTACCCTTTCCGATGTCTTTCCGGTGTTCACCGGAATCCGGAAGCAACGCAGATGGAAACATGGTGGTACCAGCAATGGTGTAATCGTTTTGGTGAACTGGGATTTTCTTTTCTTCAGGGTCCATCTGTAGTTCGTATTCTGATGATTTGTCGAGAGATTTTGTGTATTTGTAGATGAAATGTAAAGGGGTTTGGAGAATTTAAATAAGAAGTTTAAGACAGACACTGTGCACCAAAGCAGATGATGAATCATCAAAACAGAAGCAGCTACTGATTTTCAAAAAGATCAACGcggttttttttcttttacgaGGGAAAACCGGAGAAAACCCTTCAACTTTATGTCAGTTTGCACTTTTAACACCCAGCAAAACATGGTTCAGATAGACCCTCGAgttttattttgagtaaattacacgaatggtccctatggtttggggtaatttgcgtgtttggtctctaacttatttttttaactcgaaaggtccctactgtttgtttttgttacgcgcttggtccctatctcatctaaaaagactattttgcccttgattttttaacttgtttaaataaacacaccccaaccccaaCCCTCTTACATTACCCAACCTAAAAcatcattttttcctatttaaataatagtctttttaggtaagacagggaccaagcacgAAACAAAAGCAAAAAGTAAGGACcaagcgcataacaaaaacaaacattagggactttctgagttaaaaaaataagttagggaccaagtgtgcgaattaccccaaaccatagggaccattcgtgtaatttactcttttatttTCTATTGAAAATCCTAGGGATGAGCATAGGTGGGTTTGGAACGGTTTTTGGTTAAAACCGAACCAAATCGTAGAAAGTCGGTTTTTTGGTTTTTAAACTCATATGGGTTTGGTTTTTCGGTTTTCCGGATTGGGTTTAAGGGTTTTCAGTTTTAAAAAGGTGGGTTTAATGAGCTCCTTTTTTCTGATTTTCGGTTTCAAAGTATTGAAAGTAGGATGCGATAAATGGTATTGTATCTATTTTAAACATACTAAATTAAAGAGTACAGATTCTAGTATGAAGAACGAGTAAGAAAAGAGAACAAGAATTCTCGCCGACAAGTCAGTGGCGAACAACAATGTCAACTATGAAGAACgaaaaagaaaagagaacaaGAATTTACTTTACGTGTCGTTTGGTTCGCTGGATCCACCGGAATTAGAAGGAACTGGAATCTAACTCCATCACTTTCCTTTTGTTTGGTTCAAGCTTTCAAAATGAATTGGATTCCTAAATGAGTCAAATTTTCCTTCCAATGAGGGAAAATAAATTATATCCAAAAACTTAAGGAATTAAAGTTCCTTTCAAGAGAGAATGTTGAATGTTACCATATTACCCATTTTACTTTTAGCACTACATATGAAACCCCtttatcaccatcaccaccatctccaccaccgctacacaccaccaccaccaccacctccaccgccacccaccatcatcaccatcagtACCTCTGCTACCACCACCCTCTACCCACTAGCACCGTCACCTCCACCAACATCGACCACTACCACCGCTACCCACCACTGCTATCACCACCTCcgtcacaaccaccaccaccatacaTCATTGTCGTTACTACTCGATACACATCACCTCTACCACCACCTACCACTGCCATAACcactcaccaccaccaccgtcaccACCTATACCACCATACGACCTTCCACCTCCTCCACCGAGACAATACCCATCACCGCCATTACCTCTGCCACCATCACCAACACCTTCGCTGCCACCACTACTAACATTTTCGCCACCACCTACATCATCACCACTGTTACTACCACCAATGTCACCTCGACCATTACACCACCCACAACCTCCGCCACTACTCatgaccaccaccatcaccatcacagtCACAATTACTACCGCCACCACCGTCATCACCTCCGCTACTACCATGATCACCTCTGTCGCCATCAGCACCACTATTGGCACCATCAACACCACTGTCACCATCACCGTCATttactaattttataatttatagaatatatttttacatagacattataaaacaaagtaaaaatatgcaaaaaaaaaaagggaaattTTATCATTTTATATTATTTTGGTTTCATTTTCGACCAACCAAACATAATATGGAATTTGATTCAAATTTCATTCCTGTCAACCAAACAGAATATGGAATTTGATTGCAATTACTGACAAATTCTAATTCCTTCAAAAACATTCTGCGAACCAAACGTCACCTTAGGGATTTAACTCAAAGGCATATTAGTCTAATTAGATAATAGATGTCGTCATATTGAGTACTGATATTGATTATTGGGTCATTAACATTCAATAACTCAttacatattttatttttattatatattttaaaaattcaatatgtaatatatgtataataaatattaataatatttaaaacataataaataatatatatatatatatatatatatatatatatatatatatgggtcggTTCAGTTTTTATTAGTATTTAGTTAATAGTATAATAAAGTTAGTTAAAACACAGTTCCTTGAGTTTGACACTCGTTCTTACCATAGCTATATAATTGCACGATTAGGTACACTGTCTAGTGTGTTTAATAGTCTAGTGAAGGAAATaacttttataaatttaaaagttgaaTAAAAATATAAACACATTAAATACACATCAATTACaagctggtatcagagccttggtttgagggattcatgcACACTTCATAGTAtgtatggactcaaactaaggaataataaaaactttataaaagaaaattatttttctaaaaaGGTTTTTATACAGAAAAGGGTGCGATGGATACATTAGTCAAGCTCAAGTAtgttcccaaaatactcatacatgtaTGGTATGTTTTAGTATGCTTTTATATGAATTGCATCCTAGTATAGGGCTAATTATTTGTTTAGGGTACATAATAGTATGCTTGATAGGAGAAATTTATTTCTATTCTTGTTATGAGATTAGGTGCCTTAGGTTTTGTGTTGATACTAGAAATTATTTGAtgaatgtgttggattaggtgtctaagtccataactataattggtatatacttaaacTGATAATAACacattccttttgggttgccctcaaaactagcaactggactggatgacttttggagagaggttgaatttattatttgattaataaaataagataattgatttattaaagtattatgaaaataatatattaattagaaattatattatttaattaatagttaatcagaaagtaatttgaattaattaaaagtgcaggggttgtttggcaatttattgatagttaAGGAAATGGGCTCTAGAACCTCCCTAGAAGAGGATGGAAAAAAAATCTAGGAAGGCCCTAGAATTTTCGTCCAATGGCTCTTGGATGGGATTTCATGGGATGCTTGGTCCATAAGctaaaagaattagggtttcctcttaaAACCttagctttggctctaagctacctcACCTATTTAACGGGTCTTACCCCTTCTCATTTTTGGCCACATAATTCCTTAGAGGATTAGTTTGGATTCTTAGCTCTCCTTCTCATCTCTCCTCTCACATTCTCTTGCTTAGTttaggtgtgaaccattagaggagtgacacttgtgacgctTGCTCTCAAGGTTTCAAGAAGACTAGGATTTCATttttattgttatataacaatcaaaggtatgtttTTCTAACCCTATatctaaattttgaaaataacatAGGTTTCCGAGGGTTTCCCAATTGATGTttaaattttgcatgtttaattagagaaaccataTATCGGGAAAATTAGGGTTGAATGCACACATAGGTTTTTTTCTTTGTTATGCTccaaacccttcagtggtatcagagacttggctGGTTTTCTATTGAATTTGATTGCAATTGTTTGaatttgatcaattagggtttatggcaatgaaatcctaatggactagggttttcgaaattagagttgcttaggccctaagtttCAAAAATTTGGAAAGGGTTTTAACCCTTTCCCTTGATGGACACATCGCAGTATATTACAAAGtcatccatgccctctggcagggctaatattggcgcctcgcacaatctttgcctcaacgtctcaaatgcggcttgatgctcaggcccccaacaaaagaccacgactttcctcctTAACCGAGTCAGGggcacaactatcttggagaagtcttgaatgaacctccgatagtagccagccagtcccaggaagctccgaatctcagatggagacctcgaaacctcccacctcatcacggcctctaccttggccgagTCAACCGAAATCCCGCCttcgttgacaaggtgcccaagaaaccgcacctcgcgcaaccagaacttgcacttggagaacttatcatacaagctctccctcctcaatgtaCCCAGAACCTcctgcaagtgctcctcatgtttctcttgcatcttggaataaaccaagatgtcatcgatgaaaactatcacagacttatccaacatcggtctgtacacgcggttcatgagatccatgaacacaggaggagcattggtgagcccgaaaggcatcaccacgaactcatagtggccatagcgcatccggaacgcagtcttctatacatcctgctctctgaccctcatctgatgatatcctgaacgtagatcaatcttggggaaccaagatgctccctgtagcttgTCAAAgtggtcatcaatcctcggtagtgggtaacggttcttcaccgttaccttagttaactcccgatagtctatacacatccgatgcaaccctttcttcttcttcacaaacagaatcggggcttcccagggtgaactgctcggtctaatgaatcccttatctaacagctcctgtagctatgtacacaactcctgcatctcaggaggagccaaccgataaggtgccttggctatcggagccgcacctgggactaagtcgatcctgaactctacctgcctctccggaggtatcccaggaaactcctcggggaatacatccaaaaactctcgtaccacgggcacatcgcccatCGTCGCCCTtaccgcctcccgggtatccataacgtaggTGACAAATCTGCAACCTTGCTGAagatagcgcctagctctcgctgctgaacataaaacgggtcctcgttgtggcctctcgccctgaatcaccagctctccccaacttagggtcctgatccgcaccaactgctgcgtgcagtcaatcactgccccattgggcttagccaatccatgccaataatagcCTTGTTTCCCCgaaaaggtatgggaaccagatctacctgataacgctcctcgaacagcttcaaaacacaatctcggtagacctctgatgctcgcactgaccggtcgtctgcaatcttaacctctagagggcaatccaacatgcccgaagtctcaggaaacttcttgctaagcgcaagagagacaaatgattggGTAGCACCCAAATCAAAAAATACCTAAACtgggataccattcacatggaatgatcataaacaaagcacatacataacatatcaaaatcacagcgttATAACAAAAAAGCATAAGAAAGAAAtcgtacccgtcaccacatcgggtgcagcgcatgCCTCCTCGACTGTTAAATGAAATGCTCGGCTTCGCACCACTGGGGCCTctaccttgaccttccggccatccgcAACCCGTGCTGACGCTGGGGTCATCGCCACCGCTGGCGCTATTGCTGCCGTCAATCTAAGGtagttggccttcttatggcccctcttactgcaatggaagcaaatcaggtctgacatcTGCACTGTGGGGGGTgagggcagtacaatccctgccaaagtgccccgtcttgctgcacttgtagcagcccgatgatCCCGCTCAACAAGCTCCCTTCGACCTAAcgtcggatcccttgggtttcttccccgaaacccctgtCACCTGCTCAGTCTCTGCTTTCCTCTTCCTGACGTTCTGCAAATCGagctccctctccctcgccctggcaatcatggactctagGGTCAGGCAGGCTGAATAGCTGACATGCTCTCGAATATCAGCcgtcaacatatcatggtagcgggtcTTCCACATCTCCTAATCCCCTgcatactggggtaccaacatggccctctccctaaacatggcggtgatctccgctacTGTCTCAgttgtctgcctcatatccaaaaactccctggccagctgctgaagctctacagccagcgcaaactcagccctgaatctggtcatgAAATCTGACcacgtcatagcctcgatagctgggGCTCCCAACAAGTCACCAatagactcccaccagtctctagctctgtccCTTAGACATCCCGCaacaaagcggaccttcgacccctccgggAAAAAGCTCGTCAATTACGCAGACTCAATGTTTgtgatccatctcctggcagcaatgggaatcttgatctttggaagattatgactaattcattgatcacaagTTTTATGTGACtcaaagtgaaggactaatgaaTCTAATCCATTGATATGGACGATTCAAATCCGCCACAAAGGATGAAAATTAGTCTTCGTCATGATTTGCTGATGATTCAGTAAATGtgattgtgtttataagattaagcataattctaacattttgaaaaaggttttcaaagagtggcagagcgaataagaagaacatgttaggcagaaggataaaggTTTCTGCAATCTGAAAGgaaaaggagagtactttagtatcgtgttttattgtaacaccccattaattaaataaataaatgaataaattgaTGAGTGTATAGTAGCCctaaaaataacaatttatatagcaaggtgttggtccTGAGGGTTAATTGTTACAATTTTAGatgttgggggttaaaagtgtaagttccggagtggtttgtaaatatttatgaaggcagggGTTGTTTGGTGAATTATTGGGGCTTAATTTGAATAGATTTTGGAAAGCAAGGACTAAATGGTAAATTCCGGATTTAATTGTAAATATTTATGAGGGCAAGGGTTATTAGGTAACTTTTGGACTTAGTTTGAAGAAGATATGGTAAGGAGGGGGTAGATGTGACAAAATTGTATGGAAGTTTGGAAGGGAGCGGGGGTGTCTTATTTCCCTCCTATATGCGCGACTAACCAAAACCCTAAGCATCGATTGCAGCCGCCACTTAGAACTCCCCAGCCGCCGTCTCTCTTGCTCGCATCTCCGATCAGATGAGGCCGCCACTCGCTGCCATGCCATTGACGCGCCGCCCTCACGAACCGCTTGCAGTAACATTGCAAGCCACCGAGGATTTCACCAATAATGAAGATGGATCTGTGTCGTCGGTTGTGCAAGCCGTGAGCCACCGGAACTGAGCGGTAAGTCCTCCTGTCACCCCTCCTTGCTCCCCCTCTCGTTCTTTTATGGGTGTGATGCCGGATTCGTCACTGTCACCTAAGAGGTGGCTGATTGTGCCATTTTTGCATTTTCTGGCGATGCCTGCCGCCAAGTGGTGGCTGTGCGTGTGTATGTTCG containing:
- the LOC111889515 gene encoding glycine-rich cell wall structural protein 1.0-like, which translates into the protein MTVMVTVVLMVPIVVLMATEVIMVVAEVMTVVAVVIVTVMVMVVVMSSGGGCGWCNGRGDIGGSNSGDDVGGGENVSSGGSEGVGDGGRGNGGDGYCLGGGGGRSYGGIGGDGGGGEWLWQW